In Prunus dulcis chromosome 1, ALMONDv2, whole genome shotgun sequence, the following are encoded in one genomic region:
- the LOC117614255 gene encoding protein FAR1-RELATED SEQUENCE 5-like isoform X1 yields MEVQMDDHNGTMYTSEGGETTIVEVSTNQEPYEGMLFESEDAARVFYDDYASRVGFLTRVLSSRKSERDGSIISRGLGCRGVSDNGRKVMQECAQREFCTAMVLLRQEKPGSWVVKKFLKDHNHPLVVQSQKSRRTLDEKDKKIQELTAQLRVKKRLSAAYREQLLAFMTDVEDHNNHLSIKLQSVFDNLKVLEAKTVGFT; encoded by the exons A TGGAGGTGCAAATGGATGATCATAATGGGACAATGTACACTTCTGAAGGAGGGGAAACAACTATTGTTGAAGTTAGCACAAATCAAGAACCATACGAGGGTATGCTATTTGAATCAGAAGATGCTGCCAGAGTATTTTATGATGATTATGCCAGTCGCGTAGGATTTTTGACCCGTGTTCTGTCATCCCGGAAGTCTGAGCGTGATGGGTCAATAATCTCTCGTGGACTTGGATGTAGAGGGGTATCTGATAATGGTAGAAAAGTAATGCAGGAGTGTGCACAACGAGAATTTTGCACAGCCATGGTGTTGTTGAGGCAAGAGAAGCCTGGAAGTTGGGTTGTCAAGAAGTTTTTGAAGGACCATAATCATCCGTTAGTGGTTCAATCACAAAAGAGTCGCCGAACGCTT GATGAGAAGGATAAGAAAATTCAGGAGTTAACCGCACAACTGCGAGTGAAGAAGCGGTTAAGTGCAGCATATAGAGAACAGCTACTTGCCTTTATGACGGATGTTGAAGACCATAACAATCACCTATCAATAAAACTTCAATCAGTCTTTGACAATCTAAAAGTGCTTGAAGCTAAAACAGTAGGTTTTACATGA
- the LOC117614255 gene encoding protein FAR1-RELATED SEQUENCE 5-like isoform X2, which produces MDDHNGTMYTSEGGETTIVEVSTNQEPYEGMLFESEDAARVFYDDYASRVGFLTRVLSSRKSERDGSIISRGLGCRGVSDNGRKVMQECAQREFCTAMVLLRQEKPGSWVVKKFLKDHNHPLVVQSQKSRRTLDEKDKKIQELTAQLRVKKRLSAAYREQLLAFMTDVEDHNNHLSIKLQSVFDNLKVLEAKTVGFT; this is translated from the exons ATGGATGATCATAATGGGACAATGTACACTTCTGAAGGAGGGGAAACAACTATTGTTGAAGTTAGCACAAATCAAGAACCATACGAGGGTATGCTATTTGAATCAGAAGATGCTGCCAGAGTATTTTATGATGATTATGCCAGTCGCGTAGGATTTTTGACCCGTGTTCTGTCATCCCGGAAGTCTGAGCGTGATGGGTCAATAATCTCTCGTGGACTTGGATGTAGAGGGGTATCTGATAATGGTAGAAAAGTAATGCAGGAGTGTGCACAACGAGAATTTTGCACAGCCATGGTGTTGTTGAGGCAAGAGAAGCCTGGAAGTTGGGTTGTCAAGAAGTTTTTGAAGGACCATAATCATCCGTTAGTGGTTCAATCACAAAAGAGTCGCCGAACGCTT GATGAGAAGGATAAGAAAATTCAGGAGTTAACCGCACAACTGCGAGTGAAGAAGCGGTTAAGTGCAGCATATAGAGAACAGCTACTTGCCTTTATGACGGATGTTGAAGACCATAACAATCACCTATCAATAAAACTTCAATCAGTCTTTGACAATCTAAAAGTGCTTGAAGCTAAAACAGTAGGTTTTACATGA
- the LOC117614254 gene encoding protein FAR1-RELATED SEQUENCE 5-like, whose translation MDSDEGARAVESSSSQALVLYEADSILEPYEGMEFESEDAAKIFYDEYARRVGFVMRVMSCRRSERDGRILARRLGCNKEGHCVSIRGKFGPVRKPRASTREGCKAMIHVKYDKSSKWVITKFIKDHNHPLVVSPREARQTMDEKDKKIQELTAELRNKKRLCTTYQEQLTAFTKIVEEYSDQLSKKVQNVVSNLKEFESIDRELSQHR comes from the exons A TGGATTCAGATGAGGGGGCTAGAGCAGTGGAGAGTTCTTCCTCACAGGCACTGGTTTTATATGAAGCAGATTCCATTTTGGAACCTTATGAGGGTATGGAATTTGAATCTGAAGATGCCGCCAAGATATTTTATGATGAGTATGCACGACGAGTTGGATTTGTCATGCGTGTGATGTCATGCCGTCGATCCGAGAGAGATGGTAGGATTCTTGCCCGTCGACTTGGGTGTAATAAGGAAGGCCACTGTGTTAGTATTCGAGGTAAATTTGGGCCAGTTCGAAAACCACGAGCGAGTACAAGGGAAGGTTGTAAGGCAATGATTCATGTGAAGTATGATAAATCCAGTAAATGGGTGattaccaaattcataaaGGATCATAATCATCCACTTGTGGTGTCCCCACGTGAAGCTCGTCAAACAATG GATGAGAAGGATAagaaaattcaagaattaacTGCAGAGCTTCGGAATAAGAAACGGTTGTGCACAACATATCAGGAACAGCTAACAGCATTTACGAAAATTGTTGAAGAGTATAGTGACCAGCTATcgaaaaaagttcaaaatgtTGTAAGCAATCTTAAAGAATTTGAGTCCATAGATCGGGAGCTTTCGCAACATAGATAG